In the Oncorhynchus nerka isolate Pitt River linkage group LG2, Oner_Uvic_2.0, whole genome shotgun sequence genome, one interval contains:
- the LOC115136824 gene encoding protein FAM72A-like, producing the protein MSTSNFKNKCVTQVNCIYCESLLCTRGMKAVLLADTEIELFSTDIPPNRTVDFVASCYSTESCRCKLRDIACLKCGNVVGYHVVAPCKPCLLSCNNGHFWMFNSDAVSTLNRLDATGLNLLLWGDLPELEDSENEESESPSEEECIR; encoded by the exons ATGTCTACCTCCAACTTCAAAAACAAATGTGTCACTCAAGTGAATTGTATATACTGTGAGAGTCTACTCTGCACAAGAGGAATGAAGGCAGTACTTCTTGCAGACACCGAAATTGAGCTGTTTTCTACGGACATACCTCCCAACAG gACTGTTGACTTTGTAGCCAGCTGCTACTCTACAGAAAGCTGCAGATGCAAACTGAGAGATATCGCCTGCCTGAAatg tggtaatgttgtggggtATCACGTGGTCGCTCCCTGTAAGCCCTGCTTGCTGTCCTGTAACAATGGCCATTTCTGGATGTTTAACAGTGATGCTGTGTCCACCCTCAACCGACTGGATGCTACAG GTTTAAACTTGTTGCTGTGGGGGGACCTTCCCGAGCTAGAGGACAGCGAGAACGAGGAATCAGAAAGcccatcagaggaggagtgtatCAGGTAG